cATGGAGATACATAGAGATTTGTTACCAAATAATTAAAATCAAAGCAACTAAATCTCCCATTAAACCTTTctgattgcacttaattacagcATTAGATCAATAAATAGCCTCTAAACGTATGAACCACTCATCACTATTTTAATGATTAAGGAAATGGCATGGCCTTTAGATTttactaataaaataaaacagtAACTTCATCAAGGAGTACAGGTGCTTAACATGGTTAGTAACCTGAATTTCCAATATAAAACTGGTAAGAGGTTTGGATAACAGCATGGGAAACATATAAACCTTTGAAAGCAACAGACTGGCTAATTGTACAGAGAAGGCTGAAAGACTCCTGGTATGTTGATTGAGCAAATTCGCTTTGCATCAGATTGAATAAGTAGTTAAATTTGAGTTTCTTTTGCCTGGAGATGGATTTCATATCTTGATAACGTTCTACAAGCCTTGGATATGCCATATTCTTGGAGGACAGAATGAAACTAAAACTGGCAACTGCCTAAGAAGTTGATATCATAATCAACCCTGTAGAGATAGCTAGTATAGCTTGATTCCCCAACAAGTGTTACAACTTTATTGATTTAAAATACCAGCAAATTTTTTGCTATCAAATTTAGCTTACAAAACTTGTGGTTCTGCACCCCTGCTGATGTCTGATCCTATGTAAGCCAAAAATACAGTAATGTAGTTCCAATGCTTTGAAGGAATGATTCAAAACTAATACCAGAATAGGAGGAATACCAGGAAAACCACAATCcctgcccccccccccccccccccaaaaaaaaaaaaaactatccaGTGCAAATAAAGCACCAAAAATAGCAGCTCAATAACTTATTTCTTGGTCATACCTGGAGAGCAGATACTTGAATGTACAATACAGCAGCGGATATCAATCTATCGTCCAAAATGTTCGACGACATATCCAACATATTTACATCCGATGAGGGTGAATGTGTGACCCAAGGTTTTATTGCACTAAAACCATCCAATCGAAAACCAGCCAATGTAAGTGAAGCTGGGGataaatattgctctaaaaCAAGATCATTATCAGTTAACCTCTCAGCCTCAACAGGAACCtgaaatcgaaataggaatttaagATTACGCTTGCAtgtaaaatttcatattttctttttaaaaatcaGGCAGTGTATGCACCTTGAATCTATTCAATGCTGGGGGTTTGTCCAACCAATTTCGTACACTTGTTTGGTCCAAACCTCCAGATGATACCTCAGTTTCTTTTTTTGTAGGGATTCCAACTACTAGAACTCTTTTAGCGTGAAGGCATGGATCACTTTCAGCCAGTCCACCAAAAGAGGCACGTCTGCTAGGTTCAGAAAAGGGGTTTTCATCGAAAGATAACAGATTAAAATCTTTCTCCAAACTAACAGAACTTGAACCCATTCTCTGAAGGCGTAGAGTTATCCAAATGATGCGGCATCGAACAGGGTTCCTGAAGACAAATTTTACATGTCTGGGCACTTTCTCCTCTTGAGATTTTTCTGGTCCACAAAGTTCAGAAGAAGACTTAATCAGAGTGTGCACATCCCATTTACCCACACATGATCTTTCTTCCTTGTTGATCTTATTGCTTGCCCATATTTGGACCTGTATAAGCAGTAAAAGAAGCtgattgactgagttgtgaatCACGTGGAATTGGTAGTGAGATATTACCAAAGACTGAAGAGTAACATAAAATCAAAGGAATTTCATATGGAGGAGTTCATCAATATAACTGACTGTTCTTTACATGCGTGTAAAAGGTTCACAGCAGATAAAAGTCAAGTAAACGCGTACGACATTGGATCAAAGTCGATCAGAACTTTTCTTAAATAACCATCATATGACAAAGTCCTCAATCCATGAACTAATCTTAATGAAGAGAACCATTTCAATGTTACAAAAATTTTGGAACAGTGAAGATTATTAAAGAGACCCAACAAACTTCAGAacttttgaagaattttcttccaCATAATTTGGCTTCAACATCTTTAACAAAATAAAGGAAGATCTAAATTAAGCATATAATATTAACTGAAAATGTTCGACTTCCTACCACCACTAAAAGTTTAATGGAGATActgggtttgtttggacaaagaaaatttgcaagatttatttcagattttgttttgcttgcatcatacacacaattcccaatcacctttttatctcacatacatcacatcacaaaaagtactacagtaactggatcaaataaatcatccaaataaattcttatccaaacaaactcactgTCATTTAAGACCTTTGTCTTTTCCCTGTCCTACACTTTACTGTTCCTCTTTTATGAGCAGTTTTTTTTCCATACAAAATCAATCAGTCCCCAAAATCTCTTTTCCCCTTTCTGTTAAACAGGCAAATGGCTCCTCAGACCAGGGGGGTTTTGCACATGATGCACTTGAATCACTACTGAATATCAATTAGTGTGTTGTGCAACTAGATCACAATCACAAAATcagtcaagaaaagaaaaagaaatgaataaCATTTGGCCCTTTCTGAAAGATTTGCACTTGTAAATTGACGACTAAGTTATGTCTCCAAATCCTTGGAGCTTCTCTCATCCACAAGTGTACAGTGTTAGACAGAAGTATAAAATTATAGAACACTACATCAAGTCTTaaggacaattttttttttggttttattagTATCTACTGAAAGAAATCAGCACAAGTAATTGAGCTATACACGCGTTTCGATTTTTGTTCTAACAAAGAACCTATAAGCAAGTTATCCCCCATCCCTTTCCCAGAATCCAGTTGATTATATGTCCCTAACTATACCTAATCGCAAATCCTCTACAGAATTGCACATAAGCCAGCTCCAGCTGTATGGCATCACTACTAAGCATCCTTTTCGTACATTATCATCTGTGCAGATAATTGGATAGCCTGCAGTTGCATCAATTATAGAACAATAAGCTGCACAGAGAAGACTTACAATAGGAGCATCAGACATTGAATAGCCACATGGACTAACTAGAAGGATCACAGCCGAAACATCAGAAAGATTGCTAAGGACAATGACAAAGTCAACAGATGAAGCACTTGGCGGAGCTCTCCAGTATGAATGAGGCGAACCAGCATCCAGTGGTGCCAGTAATGACAAGAAAGGCGCCGAACCTACTGCTGTTTCCACCTTCAATACATAATAACCAACAGACAATTTCGTAAAGAAGTCAATCGGTTTGAATTGAGATGCAGCCAAGCAAAAAGGTTCAATAGTATAACATGCATAATATCAAAAGTCGCAAACAATTACTGTCAGGTGCACttcaaaaaatacaaattttgtcaCTTGGAAAACACATTTCGGGAGGAATCAATGTTTTGGTTATTTGCAGCATTTCTGCATATTAATTATTTCTTTGGCTGGTCATATCATGGTCACTAATAGATTAGCATAGGAGCGGAACCAAGCAAAAGTTTAGTGGCCAATCGGATAATTTGCtctttattatattgctatttctcttacataaacatcatgttttacttcttttttgttttcttaacattcaataactattagttgaataaaaaataaatacaacaagttccaaaaaataatatataatagaaaattaaaaaatacagcagaaaattcatgaaaaatctcattttttatgcattttgattttttgagtttgttaaattttgtgtattactaagttaatagttattggatattaaggaaataaaaaagaactaaaacatgatgtttatataagagaaatagcaatataataaaaagtgggatagAAAGTGGCACAGGATGCGAGACAGAAGATCCATTGCGATTATTGTTGGTCTCTCTTTCTGACCTTTTCACCTCAAACCCCGAACCGGTTTTTTCATAAATTTTGATTAGATaaattgagaaaaggaaaagaaagaaaatgagattTTAAATTTGCCCCAAATTAATTTGTGAGTGACTCAAGTCAATGCAATTTTACCTTGACAGTTTctctaataaaaaaattattttttcttttagataTGTATAGTTATTTTTGTTACATTTATTTAATTACATTATTGGAGGGTTACATATTGTAAGCATGTTTGGAACTAAGTAAAATTAGCAACGAAATAAAACTAACCAATCTATAATCCTATACCAAATCCAAACATTATTTTTGGTATATATGATTAGCAAATTGTATTTGTTAAGAGAATGATTATCATATGACATGTTTGGAACAATGTCAAAATTAGGGAACTAAATAGATCAACCAATACATGACATTATGAAAAATCCAAATAGAGGACATGAATcgatttttggtaaaaaataatTAAGTAATCTAAGAAACAAGAatgggatatatatatatatatcttgtatacactgtcagtttTGGATGAAtaacaactatgcaaaatttgaatttaaaatattacTTTTATGCATATATCGATCATATAAAAAATCAAAACATGTGAGAAAGTGATGAGATGGTGATCATGACTGGACATGGTGAGGGTGATACACACATGAAGGTTCCAGTCGGACTAATAACAAGATCACGAGCTAAGAAGTTAAGGGAGTCTCTACAAGTCTTGGTTCATGCGGTGAAAGATCAAGTAGGTCAACCTATGATGATTGAAGGACTTGAACATCAAGACAAGACCATTTATACCCTATTTCAAGTTTCGGAAGTGGAAGAGAATGACTTCAAGGTTGGTCACAACATTCGAGTTCAAGAGGAGTAGTTCGAGTACAAGCTTGATCCATGGATTAGTCTTCATTGTTTAGTTattatttccaacatttcattAATAGTTCGAGTTGTTTATTAGTAGAGAATAACGGCCAGCTCTGTTAAGTGTCTTGCCCGAGGTAATGTGTCCTAGTTTGGGTAGGAATTTCACTTGTTTTCATTGTTTCCTTGTTGGAGTAGGAACTAGGGTTCGACAAATGTTAAAATAAGCTGTCTCATGCACTTTGTGTCATAATTCAGAATTTTCCAGCAATAAATTGTGAGAATTTGTTCTCTTGGCTTCCTTGAGAGCTTGCTTGAATATTTGAGAGACTGTCTTGAGAGTATTCAATCGATTGATCAACCAAGAAACacccttggttgtggcgttGCTTTACTCAACACTTTGCTTCGCTATTCTATTGAGTTATGGGTTACGATCATATCAATGTTCATAACTCCATGGgttagaagggtcaaagttttCCATCACTTCAACTTTGATATATGAGTCTAAATTCGGGGCTTTGTGGGATAAAAGTTCTAGCCATCTTGGTGGGTTCGTTATCAGCTTGGTATCAGAGTTAGTTGACGGTATCATGTATATCCCTTTTGTCTCTTGTTGATCATTTGTTGTTGTTTGTTAATTGTTTGTTCAAGTTAGCCGTGTCTTGTTCTTGAGTCATCCATGTGAGTCTTGCAATTCTAGGGCTTACTACATTTGGCTCTTgtgttgtaaaaaaaaaaaaaccagaatcGTGATTGtcatttagggtttcttgtccATCGGGTTTAGGGTTTGCGTTttattagggtttttcttgttgaaATTGCCCGAGTTTCCTGGTTGTTGAATTCATCGTGTTTTTCCATTCagtttatgtgttaatttgtGTCATTTAGTTGTGATATTATTCCAGCAAAAAAAACCTGCTTACTCATGAATTCGTGGCAGTTCAAGTGTCACTTCATGGCAGTTCAAGTGTCAATCCGTGGCTGTTTGAATTTCTTGGAACACTTGATTGATTTTTGGACCCGTTCTTGAAgtgtttcttgattttattaaGCTGCGACACaggttcttgaagtttttgggaatttcttgaatttttttcgaAGGGTTCTTGAAAGACCTTGAGGAATTTTGAGTTATTattcaaccaaacttgaatTCTTACATTCTTGAAGGTCTAGTGTTGGTTGcagaaataaacaaaaatatggACAACTTTGGCTTGGAAATTCgattcttgatttcttcttgattcaaattcaaaaaaaatgaatcaaGAAATGAAACACCAAACCCTAGTTGGATTTCCAAAACAATTTCGTTAGTCACTTGTGGTTTATCAAAGGAAATTTCTTTCCAATTTGAAAGCCTTTTCCTAGTACCTCTTGGATTTGACTAAGAGGAAGTTAAAAACCTGATTTGAGTAGGAAAGGGTAGGAGATTTCATTCCAAAACAGCCAGCCACATTAATTTCAAAACAGTTTCAGATTCCTTGAGTTTTCCTAGTGATCTAGGTTTCGTCTTTCCTTGTCCAAATTAATCCGCTCAGGTTCATCCATCTTTGTCCAAATTCTAGCAAGCAGTCACGAGTCCTTTGAATTAAATCTAGTCCTTTTTGAGCTCAACACTCAGTCCAAGTGAACCGAATTATCATTAACCACTCCTTGAGTGATTCTTGACTACAAGTCGGTTGGAACACTTGAGCaatttctaatttcttcaagtgAAGCAATCAAGTGCCTTGAGAACTAATTGATGAGAATATGAGAGTGTTAcatacacttgagtgatacacgagtgtgagtgaaaCACATAAGGGAGAGTGTGAGGTTATTTCTTTTATTACTAACCAATTTTTGTAGGTTTCATATAACAATGTCTAATGGTGGTGAAGAAAATCTTCAACCATTTGATATTAAGATTTTCACTGAAATGCTAGAAGCTAAATTTACGAAGATGCTAGACCAAGCTTTGGAGCCAATTCATGAAGAACTTTACAAAACATGAAGTTCACCTAGCAATTCCAAATCGTTCCACGGCAAAAGTCGAGTAGAAGAATCTGATAGCTCTAATGATGAGGAAGAGCACCTTAAGAGACTGCGAAGGATACAAGACTAGTTGGGGACACTATAAAAGGcattaaaatgaaaatttttccttGAAAAGGGAGATCCGATCCAGATGCTTACCTTGAGTGGGAAAGGAGAATTGAATTGGTCTTTGATTGCAATGACTACTCTGAGGAACAAAAAGTGAAATTGGTTGTGGTAGAGTTCACTGACTACAccatagtttggtgggaccaaaaGATGACAAGTCGGCGAAGATGTGGAGAACTGGCTATCAATACGTGGGCTGCATTGAAGCGTATCATGAGCAGGCATTTTGTTCCAAGTAAGTACCAAAGAGACTTGTACCATAAGCTCCAAACCATGATGCAGGGCAGCCGAAGTGTCGAAGATTACTACAAGGACATGGAAATCTCCTTACTAAGAGGCGACATTGTGGAAGATAGAGAGGCAACCATGGCTCATTTTCTAAATGGTTTGAGGCCAGAGATTGCTGACCAATTAGAATTGCAACACTATATAGAGATAGCCGAGATGGTCGAGAAGGCAATCAAAATTGAGCggaggctcaagaggaggggtcaaACACGATTCCATCCTACTTATTCACCTCCAATCACATGAAATCAGCCAATAAAGGAGGAGATGGGGACAACCAGTTCCTCACTCAAAGGCCAAAGCAAGAAATGCCAAGAAGTGAATCGAAGGGAGCTTCAATACCCGCGAATGATCCATCTCAGTCCCGTAATCATGACACTATGTGTTTTACATGTCAAGGGAGAGGGCATATAGCCAGCCAATGCCTGAATCAAAAAGCGGTAATGGTTCTATCAAATGGGGAAATTTTCACGGACGATGAAGCCGAATATGAGAGGATGCCACCACTTATCGAGGAAACCAGTGAGATAGAGGAATTACCTAGGTGTAGTTTGGTAAAAGGGGATCGAaattattaattgaaataattgCAATTCTTACTGTTTGGGTTGCATGTATTGGATTCAATATCTTGGAGTGAATCATTAAAATTTGGGGATTCTCAATCCCTAACAAATTTGGGGGTTTTGgtggatttccaaatttgacTCAATTTGACTCAAAgacttcaaaaaagaaaagaaaacctatCGTTTTCATTACTCTATCACATCGGCCCAACCTCCATGGCAGCACCTTACCATcagatttcctttttcattttttccctctCATTCCATCTTCCAGAGCAAGATTtcattatcattcttttctctttttcatctctcttcactctttcatCCAACCCTCCATGGCAGCAGCCCCACCCTATCTGgttctctctcctttcttgtcAATCTCTCTATcaccttctcttttcttctgtcttcactctcttcctctctcctccaATACTCTATGGTAGTTG
This Coffea arabica cultivar ET-39 chromosome 3e, Coffea Arabica ET-39 HiFi, whole genome shotgun sequence DNA region includes the following protein-coding sequences:
- the LOC140038341 gene encoding probable phosphoinositide phosphatase SAC9, producing the protein MSDAPIVQIWASNKINKEERSCVGKWDVHTLIKSSSELCGPEKSQEEKVPRHVKFVFRNPVRCRIIWITLRLQRMGSSSVSLEKDFNLLSFDENPFSEPSRRASFGGLAESDPCLHAKRVLVVGIPTKKETEVSSGGLDQTSVRNWLDKPPALNRFKVPVEAERLTDNDLVLEQYLSPASLTLAGFRLDGFSAIKPWVTHSPSSDVNMLDMSSNILDDRLISAAVLYIQVSALQEPHNMVTIAEYRLPEVKAWTPMYFDFPRQINTRRISFRLLGDIAAYADDPAEQDDSEYRARQLASGLSLSGRVKLYYYGDPYELGKWASLSAV